Proteins encoded by one window of Cannabis sativa cultivar Pink pepper isolate KNU-18-1 chromosome 4, ASM2916894v1, whole genome shotgun sequence:
- the LOC133036981 gene encoding uncharacterized protein LOC133036981 → MLSIIENHSENDDVENKSDMPIVNDNVENKEDNNNAEQTNSFKNLLNIFDPRNWDALDPKMIDLLVMKGPKRDCSIMAGPKDNVKGLTPKSLSSTRWESRVESVKAIRSQMSDFRESLLEVSEKDELDSKIRSETKSLAINELGDFEFLIAIIIWFEILSAINLVSKLLQSKDMFIDIAMDKIKGLISFFVGYRETGFYNALANAKEIAIEMNIDPVFPQRRTIRRKRQFDENLNIPSVELSGEESFRINYFLYLVDQAIASHTKRFEQYQEYENIFGFLFTSDKLQSLDNANLKSCCCHFENALKHNEQSDIDGNELCVELKLLRQILPREKMRAIDILKFLKGVDCFPNTIIAYRILLTIPVTVVSAERSFSKLKLLKSYLRSTMLQERLNGLASIAIENEVLETIKYEEFVDEFASKSVRMIALFK, encoded by the exons ATGTTGTCTATTATTGAGAATCATAGTGAAAATGATGATGTAGAAAATAAAAGTGACATGCCTATTGTAAATGATAATGTGGAAAATAAAG aggATAATAATAATGCTGAGCAAACAAACtcatttaaaaatttacttaaCATATTTGATCCAAGAAATTGGGATGCTCTTGATCCAAAAATGATTGATTTATTAGTGATGAAGGGTCCAAAAAGAGATTGTTCTATTATGGCTGGTCCTAAAG ATAATGTGAAAGGATTGACTCCGAAATCATTGTCATCCACTCGTTGGGAGAGTCGTGTAGAAAGTGTTAAAGCTATAAGATCTCAAATGTCAGATTTTAGAGAATCTTTACTTGAAGTATCGGAAAAGGATGAACTTGATTCTAAAATCAGAAGTGAAACAAAATCCTTAGCAATAAATGAACTTggtgattttgagtttttaatagCAATTATTATTTGGTTTGAAATCTTATCTGCAATTAATTTGGTTAGTAAGCTTTTACAATCAAAGGATATGTTTATTGATATTGCTATGGACAAAATAAAAGGGTTAATTTCCTTTTTCGTGGGATATAGAGAAACAGGTTTTTATAACGCCTTGGCTAATGCTAAGGAAATTGCTATTGAAATGAATATCGATCCAGTATTTCCTCAAAGGCGCACAATTCGAAGAAAAAGACAATttgatgaaaatttaaatattccaTCTGTTGAGTTATCTGGAGAGGAatcttttagaattaattattttctttaccTTGTTGATCAAGCCATTGCTTCTCATACTAAGAGATTTGAACAATATCAAGagtatgaaaatatttttggttTCTTGTTTACTTCTGACAAGTTACAATCATTAGACAATGCAAATTTAAAGTCTTGTTGTTGTCATTTTGAAAATGCATTGAAACATAATGAACAATCTGATATTGATGGGAATGAATTATGTGTGGAGTTGAAGCTATTAAGGCAAATATTGCCTAGAGAGAAAATGAGAGCTATCGACATATTAAAGTTTTTGAAAGGCGTAGATTGTtttcctaatacaattattgcatATAGGATTTTGTTGACTATTCCTGTGACAGTTGTTTCTGCAGAAAGAAGTTTTTCAAAGTTAAAGTTGTTGAAGTCCTACTTGCGGTCTACCATGTTACAAGAAAGGCTTAATGGATTAGCATCGATAGCGATTGAAAATGAGGTTTTGGAGACGATAAAATATGAAGAGTTTGTTGATGAATTTGCTTCAAAAAGCGTTCGAATGATAGCCCTTTTTAAATAG